One Candidatus Nitrososphaera evergladensis SR1 genomic window carries:
- a CDS encoding CDC48 family AAA ATPase, with product MKKAKAGSDESPQVQLRVAEAKHRDVGKCRARLDPHYMEQIGVQPGEVIEITGKRATAVTAWPADDEEQDTDIIRIDGQTRKNAGVGLNDLLNVRKAESKAAKSITLMPIGDSNITVDKEFCEFVKGRLKGFPMSEGDEISVVILGNSMDFKVQKISPKAIVRVERSTKLAIMAETAQDRKPRVTYEEIGGMKEQIKRLREIVELPMRHPEVFARLGIEPHSGILMYGPPGTGKTLIAKALASESEANFFIINGPEIMNKYYGETEARLRDIFKEAKESSPSIIFIDEIDAIAPKREEAFGDVEKRVVAQLLALMDGMQERGQVIVLGATNRPESLDPALRRPGRFDREIEIGVPNAEGRLEILQIHTRGMPLDDDINLQELASELHGYTGADIKALCREAAMKALRRYLPEIDLEGDKISPEVLEQMVITTKDFRDGIKEIVPTAMREFYVEVARVKWTEVGGLYDAKRVLHDNLITSIKEPESFSKMGIKPPKGALLYGPSGTGKTLIAKALATESNANIIIVRGPEVLSKWVGESEKAIREIFRKAKTSSPCIVVFDELDSLARPRGQSEDGAGNERVVSQILTEMDDAGNSGVIIVGITNRPDLIDPSLLRPGRLDLIVYIGQPDEKARFEILKIITQPMPLESDVDLASIAQTTRNFSGADLFALCREAAVSAMQRKSPTISNTDFAQALRAARPSITKEVEEWYESMKKSLTYAMPKPIDKSFYG from the coding sequence TTGAAGAAGGCCAAGGCAGGTAGCGATGAATCTCCACAGGTGCAGCTGCGCGTAGCTGAGGCCAAGCACCGCGACGTGGGCAAGTGCAGGGCCAGATTGGACCCGCACTACATGGAGCAGATTGGCGTCCAGCCCGGCGAGGTGATAGAGATAACCGGCAAGCGTGCGACTGCTGTCACCGCGTGGCCTGCAGACGATGAAGAACAGGACACCGACATTATCCGCATCGACGGGCAGACCCGGAAAAACGCCGGCGTCGGCTTGAACGATCTTTTGAATGTACGAAAGGCAGAGAGCAAGGCTGCAAAGAGCATAACGCTGATGCCTATAGGCGACAGCAACATTACGGTAGACAAAGAGTTCTGCGAGTTTGTAAAGGGCCGGCTCAAGGGCTTTCCGATGAGCGAGGGCGACGAGATTTCAGTCGTCATTCTCGGCAACTCGATGGACTTTAAGGTACAAAAGATATCGCCAAAGGCCATAGTCCGCGTCGAGCGCTCGACAAAGCTTGCCATAATGGCCGAGACTGCGCAGGACCGCAAGCCCCGCGTCACCTACGAGGAGATTGGCGGCATGAAGGAGCAGATAAAGCGCCTGCGCGAGATTGTTGAACTGCCGATGCGCCACCCAGAGGTCTTTGCCCGGCTCGGCATAGAGCCGCATAGCGGCATCCTCATGTACGGGCCGCCAGGAACTGGCAAGACACTCATCGCCAAGGCGCTGGCGTCAGAGTCAGAGGCCAACTTTTTCATAATAAACGGCCCGGAGATCATGAACAAGTACTATGGCGAGACAGAAGCGCGCCTGCGCGACATATTCAAGGAAGCCAAGGAATCCTCGCCTTCCATCATATTCATCGACGAGATTGACGCAATCGCGCCTAAGAGGGAAGAGGCGTTTGGCGACGTGGAAAAGCGCGTCGTCGCGCAGCTCCTTGCGCTCATGGACGGCATGCAAGAGCGCGGCCAGGTCATAGTCCTTGGAGCCACAAACCGCCCAGAAAGCCTTGACCCCGCGCTGAGGCGCCCCGGCAGGTTCGACAGGGAGATAGAGATAGGCGTGCCAAACGCAGAAGGCCGCCTAGAGATATTGCAGATACATACAAGGGGGATGCCGCTTGACGACGACATCAACCTGCAAGAGCTTGCGTCAGAATTGCACGGCTACACGGGCGCCGACATCAAGGCGCTCTGCAGGGAAGCCGCAATGAAGGCTCTCAGGCGCTACCTTCCAGAGATAGACCTTGAAGGCGACAAGATATCGCCGGAGGTGCTTGAGCAGATGGTGATAACCACAAAGGACTTTCGCGACGGCATCAAGGAGATCGTGCCCACTGCCATGAGAGAGTTTTACGTCGAAGTGGCAAGGGTCAAGTGGACCGAGGTGGGCGGCCTGTACGACGCCAAGAGGGTGCTGCATGACAACCTCATCACCTCGATAAAAGAGCCAGAGAGCTTTTCCAAGATGGGAATAAAACCGCCAAAGGGCGCACTGCTCTACGGCCCGTCCGGCACTGGCAAGACGCTCATCGCCAAGGCGCTTGCCACGGAGAGCAACGCCAACATCATAATAGTCAGGGGACCTGAAGTCCTTTCAAAGTGGGTCGGCGAGTCGGAAAAGGCAATACGCGAGATATTCCGAAAAGCCAAGACGTCTTCGCCCTGCATCGTGGTGTTTGACGAGCTGGACTCGCTTGCAAGGCCGCGCGGCCAGAGCGAGGACGGCGCCGGAAACGAGCGCGTGGTCAGCCAGATACTGACAGAGATGGACGACGCAGGCAACTCGGGCGTGATAATCGTCGGAATCACCAACAGGCCTGACCTCATTGACCCGTCGCTCCTTCGGCCCGGCAGGCTGGACCTCATCGTCTACATTGGCCAGCCAGACGAAAAGGCAAGGTTTGAGATATTAAAGATAATAACGCAGCCGATGCCTCTTGAAAGTGACGTAGATCTGGCAAGCATTGCGCAGACAACCCGGAATTTCAGCGGGGCGGACCTCTTTGCGCTCTGCCGCGAGGCGGCGGTAAGTGCCATGCAGAGAAAATCGCCCACAATATCAAATACCGACTTTGCTCAGGCCCTCAGGGCGGCAAGGCCGTCCATAACCAAGGAGGTGGAGGAATGGTACGAGTCGATGAAAAAGAGCCTCACCTACGCCATGCCAAAGCCAATAGACAAGAGCTTTTACGGCTGA
- a CDS encoding zinc finger domain-containing protein, with the protein MSKQLSLPVCTSCSRPIMPNDECVKFYCPNCGYVLMWRCESCREFARPYKCVGCGFEGP; encoded by the coding sequence ATGTCAAAGCAACTGTCGTTGCCGGTCTGCACCTCATGCAGCAGGCCAATAATGCCTAACGATGAATGCGTAAAATTCTACTGCCCAAACTGTGGCTATGTCCTTATGTGGCGCTGCGAATCCTGCCGCGAGTTTGCAAGGCCCTACAAGTGCGTGGGCTGCGGTTTTGAGGGTCCATAG
- a CDS encoding elongation factor 1-beta, whose product MARLVARIKVLPADADISIDKIVEGLKGNIPQGMELKGHAKEPIAFGLNAVVGDFMLDDAEGQMDKLEEAIRSVQGVGEIEVMNISRASVKMK is encoded by the coding sequence ATGGCGCGCCTAGTGGCAAGGATAAAGGTCCTTCCAGCTGACGCTGACATCAGCATAGACAAAATCGTGGAGGGGCTCAAAGGCAACATCCCGCAGGGGATGGAACTCAAAGGCCACGCCAAGGAACCGATAGCGTTTGGCCTGAACGCAGTCGTCGGCGACTTTATGCTGGATGACGCGGAGGGGCAGATGGACAAGCTCGAAGAAGCCATCCGCAGCGTGCAGGGCGTCGGCGAGATTGAAGTGATGAACATCAGCCGTGCGTCGGTCAAGATGAAGTAG
- a CDS encoding cupredoxin domain-containing protein gives MTDWDLLTPGIGLTSIGIVGVGISLAGIAKTFIDGMHAVSLLTMFIGMIFLASGLFKDGFPSTGRAKSATFITLGFLVTFGVAAAVTVSVQVPSIFAYIGLMAMIGIPGAVLAVTSFRKPQYVKAMGVIFIAGAAVGGITFYAFGLVTPKPPQPAEEEQQQPAAPAAPATPPANVIKASIPAGASAQGNPSYDPNPLTVAKGDGVEWTNNDNVPHTVTSKADSGKTFDSKVMAAGKTFLLNTATLKEGDYEYYCQLHPFMDGMLKVGGAGASSAAGGNATSSSGNATGGNAATQSSGGNATTGSSAATANNNTNATAPSGNATSAPSTASGGAKTAATVTSVSIVLGASTPTNGQFFSPAEAKSAVGSMVTWTNHDTTLHTVTSGKVVNNTPAPDKVFDSGLMKAGASYSYVFEKAGEYDYYCMLHPYMTGKVTVS, from the coding sequence ATGACTGACTGGGACCTGCTGACACCCGGTATTGGTCTTACGTCCATCGGCATTGTTGGCGTAGGCATATCGCTTGCTGGCATTGCCAAGACCTTCATCGACGGCATGCACGCAGTTTCTCTCCTTACCATGTTCATCGGGATGATATTTCTCGCCTCCGGTCTTTTCAAGGACGGCTTTCCGTCGACTGGCAGGGCCAAGTCTGCCACGTTTATCACGCTTGGTTTCCTCGTAACGTTTGGTGTCGCTGCCGCAGTCACGGTAAGCGTCCAGGTGCCAAGCATCTTTGCATACATTGGCCTCATGGCCATGATCGGGATACCCGGCGCGGTGCTTGCCGTCACGTCGTTTAGAAAGCCGCAGTATGTCAAGGCAATGGGTGTGATATTTATCGCCGGAGCCGCGGTAGGCGGCATAACTTTCTATGCATTTGGCCTCGTGACGCCCAAGCCTCCCCAGCCTGCTGAGGAAGAGCAGCAACAGCCAGCCGCTCCTGCGGCGCCAGCGACTCCGCCTGCAAACGTTATCAAGGCAAGCATCCCGGCAGGCGCCTCTGCGCAGGGCAACCCCTCATATGATCCAAACCCGCTGACCGTTGCCAAGGGAGATGGCGTAGAGTGGACGAACAACGACAACGTGCCGCACACCGTGACCAGCAAGGCAGACAGCGGCAAAACGTTTGACTCTAAAGTCATGGCTGCCGGCAAGACCTTCCTGCTCAACACTGCCACCCTGAAGGAAGGTGACTATGAATACTATTGCCAGCTACATCCGTTCATGGACGGTATGCTAAAGGTTGGCGGAGCCGGGGCTTCAAGCGCTGCAGGTGGAAACGCTACTTCTTCCAGCGGCAATGCTACAGGTGGGAATGCCGCCACTCAATCAAGTGGAGGTAACGCTACTACTGGTAGTAGTGCTGCTACTGCTAATAACAATACCAACGCCACGGCGCCAAGCGGAAACGCCACATCTGCGCCAAGTACTGCCTCTGGAGGAGCAAAGACGGCGGCAACAGTTACATCAGTTTCAATAGTGCTTGGTGCTTCCACTCCAACCAACGGCCAGTTCTTCTCGCCTGCAGAAGCCAAGTCTGCGGTCGGAAGCATGGTGACTTGGACTAACCATGACACTACGTTGCACACCGTGACATCCGGCAAGGTAGTAAACAACACGCCTGCCCCTGACAAGGTGTTTGATTCTGGTCTTATGAAAGCTGGCGCCAGCTATTCGTACGTGTTTGAAAAAGCTGGCGAGTACGACTATTACTGCATGCTACACCCGTACATGACGGGCAAGGTAACGGTCAGCTGA
- the cyoE gene encoding heme o synthase yields MTARDFVEVSKPRIVVVLVITAVTSYLAATRFDATPSVAWDVDWFKLGFLTLAGALASMGASALNHYYDRDIDKVMERTAKRPIPAGRLSPKSVLAYGLGVSVLSVVIAWFTLNPMATGMIALGIFFYVIIYTAWLKRNNAWNIVIGGFAGSAASMAGWATVTGSMDLLGFLVGWLVFMWTPPHFWCLAIRAREEYASVRVPMLPVLIGNQKTASYILANTAILLPYSVGLYFLNPGPGLLYTIIAAISGSLMLIYHYKLTKNPTPEFAWKAYKVTAPYLVVIFVALAVDALFYYKIPI; encoded by the coding sequence GTGACTGCACGCGACTTTGTCGAGGTTTCAAAACCAAGAATAGTAGTCGTCTTGGTGATTACGGCAGTCACCTCGTATCTTGCCGCTACTCGCTTTGACGCTACTCCCAGCGTAGCATGGGATGTCGACTGGTTCAAGCTTGGCTTTCTCACGCTTGCCGGCGCACTTGCCTCAATGGGTGCAAGCGCCCTGAACCACTATTACGACCGCGACATCGACAAGGTGATGGAAAGGACCGCCAAGAGGCCGATTCCTGCAGGCAGGCTGTCACCAAAGAGCGTCCTTGCGTACGGCCTTGGCGTGAGCGTGCTGTCTGTGGTCATTGCGTGGTTTACCCTCAACCCGATGGCGACAGGAATGATAGCCCTTGGAATATTCTTTTACGTCATAATATACACTGCATGGCTAAAGCGCAACAACGCCTGGAACATCGTGATAGGCGGCTTTGCCGGAAGCGCCGCATCAATGGCAGGATGGGCCACGGTGACAGGCTCGATGGACCTGCTTGGCTTTCTAGTCGGGTGGCTTGTGTTCATGTGGACCCCGCCCCATTTCTGGTGCCTGGCGATACGGGCACGCGAAGAATACGCGTCAGTCCGCGTCCCGATGCTTCCAGTCCTCATTGGCAACCAGAAAACTGCAAGCTACATCCTTGCCAACACGGCGATACTGCTCCCATATTCGGTTGGCCTTTACTTTTTGAACCCCGGCCCGGGGCTCCTTTACACGATAATCGCGGCAATATCCGGCTCGCTCATGCTTATCTACCACTACAAGCTAACCAAGAACCCTACACCAGAGTTTGCGTGGAAGGCGTACAAGGTTACGGCCCCGTACCTGGTAGTGATATTTGTAGCGCTTGCGGTTGATGCGCTCTTTTACTACAAGATACCCATCTAG